A region of Amblyraja radiata isolate CabotCenter1 chromosome 22, sAmbRad1.1.pri, whole genome shotgun sequence DNA encodes the following proteins:
- the pam16 gene encoding mitochondrial import inner membrane translocase subunit TIM16: MARYLAQIIVVGAQVVARAFARALRQEFAASQAAAETRGRAGQQSAAASSISGLSLQEAQQILNVDKLSAEEIQQNYEHLFKVNDKSVGGSFYLQSKVVRAKERLEEELHIKAMEQERKEQTKRSET, encoded by the exons atg gCCCGGTACCTCGCTCAGATCATCGTGGTGGGCGCCCAGGTGGTGGCGAGAGCGTTTGCCCGAGCGCTGCGCCAGGAGTTTGCCG CCAGCcaggcagcggcggagacccggggaCGAGCTGGGCAACAGTCTGCCGCAGCCTCCAGCATCTCAGGCTTGTCGCTGCAGGAGGCCCAACAGATACTCAACGTGGACAAGCTCAGCGCAGAGGAGATCcagcag AATTACGAGCATTTGTTCAAGGTCAATGATAAATCTGTGGGTGGATCGTTTTATCTGCAATCCAAG GTGGTCAGAGCAAAGGAAAGGCTCGAAGAGGAGCTGCACATCAAAGCAATGGAGCAGGAGAGGAAGGAACAGACCAAGCGGTCAGAGACATGA